TCATAGATCTGGAGGATCTTGGCATCGCGCATCATCTTCTCGACAGGGTATTCCCTCATGTACCCCGAGCCTCCCATGATCTGCACCGCGTTTGTCGTGACGCGCATTCCGAGGTCGGTCGCAAAGACCTTTGCGATGGCCGATTCCTTTGATATATCCTTCGCCCCGCTGTCTATATACCGGGAAACCGAGTATATGAGCGCCCGCGCGGCTTCGATCTCGGTCGCCATGTCGGCGAGCATATGCTGGATCGCCTGGAAACTGATGATCGGATGGCCGAACTGGACACGCTGCCTCGCAAACTTCACCGCCTCATCGAATGCGCCCTGGGCCACTCCGAGACCCTGTGCTCCGACGCCGGTCCGCGAACTGTCGAGGGTCTTCATCGCCACGATGAAGCCCATCCCTTCCCTGCCGATGATATTCGTCTTCGGTATTCTGCAGTTGTCGAAGATCAGTTCCCGTGTCACCGAGGCCCT
This window of the Thermodesulfovibrionales bacterium genome carries:
- a CDS encoding acyl-CoA dehydrogenase family protein; translation: RASVTRELIFDNCRIPKTNIIGREGMGFIVAMKTLDSSRTGVGAQGLGVAQGAFDEAVKFARQRVQFGHPIISFQAIQHMLADMATEIEAARALIYSVSRYIDSGAKDISKESAIAKVFATDLGMRVTTNAVQIMGGSGYMREYPVEKMMRDAKILQIYEGTNQIQRNVIGQELIKEAARKK